In Prunus dulcis chromosome 1, ALMONDv2, whole genome shotgun sequence, the following are encoded in one genomic region:
- the LOC117627302 gene encoding serine/threonine-protein kinase STY46-like isoform X3, with amino-acid sequence MEDTESCCSRPVDFSPTLTRKQKLKVNIYNEVLRRLMSSDVADAKLDGFEDELWAHFNRLPTRYALDVNVERAQDVLMHKRLLLMAHDPATRPAVEVRLVQVHSASGSNLSRKADAQCSAYASKQSHPPPAFGLSPDLELALEAEQLHVHHGNNTVSTSQLYTRPMHEITISTNDKPKLLSEKNPCLDYNVISPVPEQETGMMFTNGRVSSLNEEKYIWEIDATLLRYEKKIASGSYGDLFQGSFCGQAVAIKVLSMEHLNETMREFTQEVYIMRKVRHKNVVQLIGACTKPPKLCIVTEFLSGGSMYDFVHKQTGAISLQFLLRVAIDVSRGMNYLHQNNIIHRDLKAANLLMDDNGVVKVADFGIARVQAQSGVMTAETGTYRWMAPEVIEHKPYDHKADVFSFGVVLWELLTGKLPYENLTPLQAAVGVVQKGLRPTIPRHTNPMLMELMERCWQQDPSLRPEFSEIVKMLQHIARRVANGSEDRRKGKSAKVVPTFKQDSE; translated from the exons TCTCCCCCACTCTCACCCGAAAGCAGAAGCTCAAAGTCAATATCTACAATGAAGTTCTCCGTCGACTTATGAGCTCAGATGTCGCAGACGCCAAACTTGATGGTTTCGAAGATGAACTCTGGGCTCATTTTAATCGCCTCCCCACTAG GTATGCGTTGGATGTGAATGTGGAGAGGGCACAAGATGTTCTCATGCATAAAAGGTTACTCCTTATGGCACATGACCCTGCCACTAGACCTGCAGTTGAAGTCCGTCTTGTGCAG GTTCATTCTGCTTCTGGTTCAAACTTATCGAGGAAAGCGGATGCTCAATGTTCTGCTTATGCTAGCAAACAGAG CCATCCACCACCAGCTTTTGGTTTGTCACCAGACCTTGAACTTGCTCTTGAAGCCGAGCAGTTACATGTTCACCATGGGAATAACACTGTGAGCACCAGTCAACTTTATACACG GCCAATGCATGAAATTACTATTTCAACTAATGACAAGCCCAAACTCCTCAGTGAG AAGAATCCTTGCTTGGATTATAATGTTATTTCCCCTGTTCCAGAGCAAGAGACTGGAATGATGTTTACTAATGGTCGTGTAAGCTCACTCAATgaggaaaaatatatatgggAAATTGATGCAACCCTGTTGagatatgaaaagaaaattgcatCTGGATCGTATGGTGATCT GTTTCAAGGTAGTTTCTGTGGTCAAGCTGTGGCTATTAAAGTTCTTAGTATGGAGCACCTGAATGAAACTATGAGGGAGTTTACTCAAGAAGTCTATATCATGAG AAAAGTTCGGCACAAAAATGTTGTTCAATTAATTGGAGCATGCACTAAACCTCCTAAGCTTTGCATCGTTACTG AGTTTCTGTCTGGTGGAAGTATGTATGACTTTGTGCATAAGCAAACGGGTGCTATATCACTTCAGTTCTTGCTCAGAGTCGCAATTGATGTTTCCAGGGGAATGAACTACTTGCACCAAAATAATATAATCCATAGGGACTTGAAAGCTGCTAATCTTTTGATGGATGACAATGGA GTTGTGAAAGTTGCTGATTTTGGCATCGCTAGAGTACAGGCACAATCTGGCGTTATGACTGCAGAAACTGGCACTTATCGTTGGATGGCTCCAGAG GTTATAGAGCATAAACCATATGATCACAAAGCTGATGTGTTTAGCTTTGGGGTTGTTCTCTGGGAGCTGCTTACAGGAAAG CTTCCCTATGAGAACTTAACTCCGTTACAAGCAGCAGTTGGCGTAGTCCAGAAG GGTCTGAGGCCTACAATTCCAAGGCACACTAATCCAATGTTGATGGAATTGATGGAGAGATGCTGGCAGCAAGACCCATCATTGAGACCTGAATTCTCAGAAATTGTAAAGATGTTGCAGCACATAGCCAGGAGG GTTGCAAATGGGAGCGAGGATAGACGAAAGGGAAAATCGGCTAAAGTAGTTCCCACGTTCAAGCAAGACAGTGAATGA
- the LOC117627302 gene encoding serine/threonine-protein kinase STY46-like isoform X4 gives MEDTESCCSRPVDFSPTLTRKQKLKVNIYNEVLRRLMSSDVADAKLDGFEDELWAHFNRLPTRYALDVNVERAQDVLMHKRLLLMAHDPATRPAVEVRLVQVHSASGSNLSRKADAQCSAYASKQSHPPPAFGLSPDLELALEAEQLHVHHGNNTVSTSQLYTRPMHEITISTNDKPKLLSELTSLLSDIGLNIREAHAFSTTDGYSLDVFVVDGWACEKTERLRHALAKEISWSEKNPCLDYNVISPVPEQETGMMFTNGRVSSLNEEKYIWEIDATLLRYEKKIASGSYGDLFQGSFCGQAVAIKVLSMEHLNETMREFTQEVYIMRKVRHKNVVQLIGACTKPPKLCIVTEFLSGGSMYDFVHKQTGAISLQFLLRVAIDVSRGMNYLHQNNIIHRDLKAANLLMDDNGVVKVADFGIARVQAQSGVMTAETGTYRWMAPEVIEHKPYDHKADVFSFGVVLWELLTGKLPYENLTPLQAAVGVVQKDPRVV, from the exons TCTCCCCCACTCTCACCCGAAAGCAGAAGCTCAAAGTCAATATCTACAATGAAGTTCTCCGTCGACTTATGAGCTCAGATGTCGCAGACGCCAAACTTGATGGTTTCGAAGATGAACTCTGGGCTCATTTTAATCGCCTCCCCACTAG GTATGCGTTGGATGTGAATGTGGAGAGGGCACAAGATGTTCTCATGCATAAAAGGTTACTCCTTATGGCACATGACCCTGCCACTAGACCTGCAGTTGAAGTCCGTCTTGTGCAG GTTCATTCTGCTTCTGGTTCAAACTTATCGAGGAAAGCGGATGCTCAATGTTCTGCTTATGCTAGCAAACAGAG CCATCCACCACCAGCTTTTGGTTTGTCACCAGACCTTGAACTTGCTCTTGAAGCCGAGCAGTTACATGTTCACCATGGGAATAACACTGTGAGCACCAGTCAACTTTATACACG GCCAATGCATGAAATTACTATTTCAACTAATGACAAGCCCAAACTCCTCAGTGAG TTGACATCCTTATTATCTGATATTGGACTGAACATTCGAGAAGCACATGCTTTTTCCACAACAGATGGCTACTCTTTGGATGTCTTTGTTGTTGATGGTTGGGCATGTGAG AAAACTGAGCGGCTTAGACATGCACTGGCCAAAGAAATATCCTGGAGTGAG AAGAATCCTTGCTTGGATTATAATGTTATTTCCCCTGTTCCAGAGCAAGAGACTGGAATGATGTTTACTAATGGTCGTGTAAGCTCACTCAATgaggaaaaatatatatgggAAATTGATGCAACCCTGTTGagatatgaaaagaaaattgcatCTGGATCGTATGGTGATCT GTTTCAAGGTAGTTTCTGTGGTCAAGCTGTGGCTATTAAAGTTCTTAGTATGGAGCACCTGAATGAAACTATGAGGGAGTTTACTCAAGAAGTCTATATCATGAG AAAAGTTCGGCACAAAAATGTTGTTCAATTAATTGGAGCATGCACTAAACCTCCTAAGCTTTGCATCGTTACTG AGTTTCTGTCTGGTGGAAGTATGTATGACTTTGTGCATAAGCAAACGGGTGCTATATCACTTCAGTTCTTGCTCAGAGTCGCAATTGATGTTTCCAGGGGAATGAACTACTTGCACCAAAATAATATAATCCATAGGGACTTGAAAGCTGCTAATCTTTTGATGGATGACAATGGA GTTGTGAAAGTTGCTGATTTTGGCATCGCTAGAGTACAGGCACAATCTGGCGTTATGACTGCAGAAACTGGCACTTATCGTTGGATGGCTCCAGAG GTTATAGAGCATAAACCATATGATCACAAAGCTGATGTGTTTAGCTTTGGGGTTGTTCTCTGGGAGCTGCTTACAGGAAAG CTTCCCTATGAGAACTTAACTCCGTTACAAGCAGCAGTTGGCGTAGTCCAGAAG GATCCCCGAGTTGTTTGA
- the LOC117627302 gene encoding serine/threonine-protein kinase STY46-like isoform X1 has protein sequence MEDTESCCSRPVDFSPTLTRKQKLKVNIYNEVLRRLMSSDVADAKLDGFEDELWAHFNRLPTRYALDVNVERAQDVLMHKRLLLMAHDPATRPAVEVRLVQVHSASGSNLSRKADAQCSAYASKQSHPPPAFGLSPDLELALEAEQLHVHHGNNTVSTSQLYTRPMHEITISTNDKPKLLSELTSLLSDIGLNIREAHAFSTTDGYSLDVFVVDGWACEKTERLRHALAKEISWSEKNPCLDYNVISPVPEQETGMMFTNGRVSSLNEEKYIWEIDATLLRYEKKIASGSYGDLFQGSFCGQAVAIKVLSMEHLNETMREFTQEVYIMRKVRHKNVVQLIGACTKPPKLCIVTEFLSGGSMYDFVHKQTGAISLQFLLRVAIDVSRGMNYLHQNNIIHRDLKAANLLMDDNGVVKVADFGIARVQAQSGVMTAETGTYRWMAPEVIEHKPYDHKADVFSFGVVLWELLTGKLPYENLTPLQAAVGVVQKGLRPTIPRHTNPMLMELMERCWQQDPSLRPEFSEIVKMLQHIARRVANGSEDRRKGKSAKVVPTFKQDSE, from the exons TCTCCCCCACTCTCACCCGAAAGCAGAAGCTCAAAGTCAATATCTACAATGAAGTTCTCCGTCGACTTATGAGCTCAGATGTCGCAGACGCCAAACTTGATGGTTTCGAAGATGAACTCTGGGCTCATTTTAATCGCCTCCCCACTAG GTATGCGTTGGATGTGAATGTGGAGAGGGCACAAGATGTTCTCATGCATAAAAGGTTACTCCTTATGGCACATGACCCTGCCACTAGACCTGCAGTTGAAGTCCGTCTTGTGCAG GTTCATTCTGCTTCTGGTTCAAACTTATCGAGGAAAGCGGATGCTCAATGTTCTGCTTATGCTAGCAAACAGAG CCATCCACCACCAGCTTTTGGTTTGTCACCAGACCTTGAACTTGCTCTTGAAGCCGAGCAGTTACATGTTCACCATGGGAATAACACTGTGAGCACCAGTCAACTTTATACACG GCCAATGCATGAAATTACTATTTCAACTAATGACAAGCCCAAACTCCTCAGTGAG TTGACATCCTTATTATCTGATATTGGACTGAACATTCGAGAAGCACATGCTTTTTCCACAACAGATGGCTACTCTTTGGATGTCTTTGTTGTTGATGGTTGGGCATGTGAG AAAACTGAGCGGCTTAGACATGCACTGGCCAAAGAAATATCCTGGAGTGAG AAGAATCCTTGCTTGGATTATAATGTTATTTCCCCTGTTCCAGAGCAAGAGACTGGAATGATGTTTACTAATGGTCGTGTAAGCTCACTCAATgaggaaaaatatatatgggAAATTGATGCAACCCTGTTGagatatgaaaagaaaattgcatCTGGATCGTATGGTGATCT GTTTCAAGGTAGTTTCTGTGGTCAAGCTGTGGCTATTAAAGTTCTTAGTATGGAGCACCTGAATGAAACTATGAGGGAGTTTACTCAAGAAGTCTATATCATGAG AAAAGTTCGGCACAAAAATGTTGTTCAATTAATTGGAGCATGCACTAAACCTCCTAAGCTTTGCATCGTTACTG AGTTTCTGTCTGGTGGAAGTATGTATGACTTTGTGCATAAGCAAACGGGTGCTATATCACTTCAGTTCTTGCTCAGAGTCGCAATTGATGTTTCCAGGGGAATGAACTACTTGCACCAAAATAATATAATCCATAGGGACTTGAAAGCTGCTAATCTTTTGATGGATGACAATGGA GTTGTGAAAGTTGCTGATTTTGGCATCGCTAGAGTACAGGCACAATCTGGCGTTATGACTGCAGAAACTGGCACTTATCGTTGGATGGCTCCAGAG GTTATAGAGCATAAACCATATGATCACAAAGCTGATGTGTTTAGCTTTGGGGTTGTTCTCTGGGAGCTGCTTACAGGAAAG CTTCCCTATGAGAACTTAACTCCGTTACAAGCAGCAGTTGGCGTAGTCCAGAAG GGTCTGAGGCCTACAATTCCAAGGCACACTAATCCAATGTTGATGGAATTGATGGAGAGATGCTGGCAGCAAGACCCATCATTGAGACCTGAATTCTCAGAAATTGTAAAGATGTTGCAGCACATAGCCAGGAGG GTTGCAAATGGGAGCGAGGATAGACGAAAGGGAAAATCGGCTAAAGTAGTTCCCACGTTCAAGCAAGACAGTGAATGA
- the LOC117627302 gene encoding serine/threonine-protein kinase STY46-like isoform X5, which yields MEDTESCCSRPVDFSPTLTRKQKLKVNIYNEVLRRLMSSDVADAKLDGFEDELWAHFNRLPTRYALDVNVERAQDVLMHKRLLLMAHDPATRPAVEVRLVQVHSASGSNLSRKADAQCSAYASKQSHPPPAFGLSPDLELALEAEQLHVHHGNNTVSTSQLYTRPMHEITISTNDKPKLLSELTSLLSDIGLNIREAHAFSTTDGYSLDVFVVDGWACEKTERLRHALAKEISWSEKNPCLDYNVISPVPEQETGMMFTNGRVSSLNEEKYIWEIDATLLRYEKKIASGSYGDLFQGSFCGQAVAIKVLSMEHLNETMREFTQEVYIMRKVRHKNVVQLIGACTKPPKLCIVTEFLSGGSMYDFVHKQTGAISLQFLLRVAIDVSRGMNYLHQNNIIHRDLKAANLLMDDNGVVKVADFGIARVQAQSGVMTAETGTYRWMAPEVIEHKPYDHKADVFSFGVVLWELLTGKTSHHHLCLCFVTEMSASL from the exons TCTCCCCCACTCTCACCCGAAAGCAGAAGCTCAAAGTCAATATCTACAATGAAGTTCTCCGTCGACTTATGAGCTCAGATGTCGCAGACGCCAAACTTGATGGTTTCGAAGATGAACTCTGGGCTCATTTTAATCGCCTCCCCACTAG GTATGCGTTGGATGTGAATGTGGAGAGGGCACAAGATGTTCTCATGCATAAAAGGTTACTCCTTATGGCACATGACCCTGCCACTAGACCTGCAGTTGAAGTCCGTCTTGTGCAG GTTCATTCTGCTTCTGGTTCAAACTTATCGAGGAAAGCGGATGCTCAATGTTCTGCTTATGCTAGCAAACAGAG CCATCCACCACCAGCTTTTGGTTTGTCACCAGACCTTGAACTTGCTCTTGAAGCCGAGCAGTTACATGTTCACCATGGGAATAACACTGTGAGCACCAGTCAACTTTATACACG GCCAATGCATGAAATTACTATTTCAACTAATGACAAGCCCAAACTCCTCAGTGAG TTGACATCCTTATTATCTGATATTGGACTGAACATTCGAGAAGCACATGCTTTTTCCACAACAGATGGCTACTCTTTGGATGTCTTTGTTGTTGATGGTTGGGCATGTGAG AAAACTGAGCGGCTTAGACATGCACTGGCCAAAGAAATATCCTGGAGTGAG AAGAATCCTTGCTTGGATTATAATGTTATTTCCCCTGTTCCAGAGCAAGAGACTGGAATGATGTTTACTAATGGTCGTGTAAGCTCACTCAATgaggaaaaatatatatgggAAATTGATGCAACCCTGTTGagatatgaaaagaaaattgcatCTGGATCGTATGGTGATCT GTTTCAAGGTAGTTTCTGTGGTCAAGCTGTGGCTATTAAAGTTCTTAGTATGGAGCACCTGAATGAAACTATGAGGGAGTTTACTCAAGAAGTCTATATCATGAG AAAAGTTCGGCACAAAAATGTTGTTCAATTAATTGGAGCATGCACTAAACCTCCTAAGCTTTGCATCGTTACTG AGTTTCTGTCTGGTGGAAGTATGTATGACTTTGTGCATAAGCAAACGGGTGCTATATCACTTCAGTTCTTGCTCAGAGTCGCAATTGATGTTTCCAGGGGAATGAACTACTTGCACCAAAATAATATAATCCATAGGGACTTGAAAGCTGCTAATCTTTTGATGGATGACAATGGA GTTGTGAAAGTTGCTGATTTTGGCATCGCTAGAGTACAGGCACAATCTGGCGTTATGACTGCAGAAACTGGCACTTATCGTTGGATGGCTCCAGAG GTTATAGAGCATAAACCATATGATCACAAAGCTGATGTGTTTAGCTTTGGGGTTGTTCTCTGGGAGCTGCTTACAGGAAAG ACTTCACACCATCATCTCTGTCTATGTTTTGTGACTGAAATGTCAGCTTCCCTATGA
- the LOC117627302 gene encoding serine/threonine-protein kinase STY46-like isoform X6, with amino-acid sequence MEDTESCCSRPVDFSPTLTRKQKLKVNIYNEVLRRLMSSDVADAKLDGFEDELWAHFNRLPTRYALDVNVERAQDVLMHKRLLLMAHDPATRPAVEVRLVQVHSASGSNLSRKADAQCSAYASKQSHPPPAFGLSPDLELALEAEQLHVHHGNNTVSTSQLYTRPMHEITISTNDKPKLLSELTSLLSDIGLNIREAHAFSTTDGYSLDVFVVDGWACEKTERLRHALAKEISWSEKNPCLDYNVISPVPEQETGMMFTNGRVSSLNEEKYIWEIDATLLRYEKKIASGSYGDLFQGSFCGQAVAIKVLSMEHLNETMREFTQEVYIMRKVRHKNVVQLIGACTKPPKLCIVTEFLSGGSMYDFVHKQTGAISLQFLLRVAIDVSRGMNYLHQNNIIHRDLKAANLLMDDNGVVKVADFGIARVQAQSGVMTAETGTYRWMAPEVCVL; translated from the exons TCTCCCCCACTCTCACCCGAAAGCAGAAGCTCAAAGTCAATATCTACAATGAAGTTCTCCGTCGACTTATGAGCTCAGATGTCGCAGACGCCAAACTTGATGGTTTCGAAGATGAACTCTGGGCTCATTTTAATCGCCTCCCCACTAG GTATGCGTTGGATGTGAATGTGGAGAGGGCACAAGATGTTCTCATGCATAAAAGGTTACTCCTTATGGCACATGACCCTGCCACTAGACCTGCAGTTGAAGTCCGTCTTGTGCAG GTTCATTCTGCTTCTGGTTCAAACTTATCGAGGAAAGCGGATGCTCAATGTTCTGCTTATGCTAGCAAACAGAG CCATCCACCACCAGCTTTTGGTTTGTCACCAGACCTTGAACTTGCTCTTGAAGCCGAGCAGTTACATGTTCACCATGGGAATAACACTGTGAGCACCAGTCAACTTTATACACG GCCAATGCATGAAATTACTATTTCAACTAATGACAAGCCCAAACTCCTCAGTGAG TTGACATCCTTATTATCTGATATTGGACTGAACATTCGAGAAGCACATGCTTTTTCCACAACAGATGGCTACTCTTTGGATGTCTTTGTTGTTGATGGTTGGGCATGTGAG AAAACTGAGCGGCTTAGACATGCACTGGCCAAAGAAATATCCTGGAGTGAG AAGAATCCTTGCTTGGATTATAATGTTATTTCCCCTGTTCCAGAGCAAGAGACTGGAATGATGTTTACTAATGGTCGTGTAAGCTCACTCAATgaggaaaaatatatatgggAAATTGATGCAACCCTGTTGagatatgaaaagaaaattgcatCTGGATCGTATGGTGATCT GTTTCAAGGTAGTTTCTGTGGTCAAGCTGTGGCTATTAAAGTTCTTAGTATGGAGCACCTGAATGAAACTATGAGGGAGTTTACTCAAGAAGTCTATATCATGAG AAAAGTTCGGCACAAAAATGTTGTTCAATTAATTGGAGCATGCACTAAACCTCCTAAGCTTTGCATCGTTACTG AGTTTCTGTCTGGTGGAAGTATGTATGACTTTGTGCATAAGCAAACGGGTGCTATATCACTTCAGTTCTTGCTCAGAGTCGCAATTGATGTTTCCAGGGGAATGAACTACTTGCACCAAAATAATATAATCCATAGGGACTTGAAAGCTGCTAATCTTTTGATGGATGACAATGGA GTTGTGAAAGTTGCTGATTTTGGCATCGCTAGAGTACAGGCACAATCTGGCGTTATGACTGCAGAAACTGGCACTTATCGTTGGATGGCTCCAGAGGTCTGTGTGCTGTAG
- the LOC117627302 gene encoding serine/threonine-protein kinase STY46-like isoform X2: MEDTESCCSRPVDFSPTLTRKQKLKVNIYNEVLRRLMSSDVADAKLDGFEDELWAHFNRLPTRYALDVNVERAQDVLMHKRLLLMAHDPATRPAVEVRLVQVHSASGSNLSRKADAQCSAYASKQSHPPPAFGLSPDLELALEAEQLHVHHGNNTVSTSQLYTRPMHEITISTNDKPKLLSELTSLLSDIGLNIREAHAFSTTDGYSLDVFVVDGWACEKTERLRHALAKEISWSENPCLDYNVISPVPEQETGMMFTNGRVSSLNEEKYIWEIDATLLRYEKKIASGSYGDLFQGSFCGQAVAIKVLSMEHLNETMREFTQEVYIMRKVRHKNVVQLIGACTKPPKLCIVTEFLSGGSMYDFVHKQTGAISLQFLLRVAIDVSRGMNYLHQNNIIHRDLKAANLLMDDNGVVKVADFGIARVQAQSGVMTAETGTYRWMAPEVIEHKPYDHKADVFSFGVVLWELLTGKLPYENLTPLQAAVGVVQKGLRPTIPRHTNPMLMELMERCWQQDPSLRPEFSEIVKMLQHIARRVANGSEDRRKGKSAKVVPTFKQDSE, translated from the exons TCTCCCCCACTCTCACCCGAAAGCAGAAGCTCAAAGTCAATATCTACAATGAAGTTCTCCGTCGACTTATGAGCTCAGATGTCGCAGACGCCAAACTTGATGGTTTCGAAGATGAACTCTGGGCTCATTTTAATCGCCTCCCCACTAG GTATGCGTTGGATGTGAATGTGGAGAGGGCACAAGATGTTCTCATGCATAAAAGGTTACTCCTTATGGCACATGACCCTGCCACTAGACCTGCAGTTGAAGTCCGTCTTGTGCAG GTTCATTCTGCTTCTGGTTCAAACTTATCGAGGAAAGCGGATGCTCAATGTTCTGCTTATGCTAGCAAACAGAG CCATCCACCACCAGCTTTTGGTTTGTCACCAGACCTTGAACTTGCTCTTGAAGCCGAGCAGTTACATGTTCACCATGGGAATAACACTGTGAGCACCAGTCAACTTTATACACG GCCAATGCATGAAATTACTATTTCAACTAATGACAAGCCCAAACTCCTCAGTGAG TTGACATCCTTATTATCTGATATTGGACTGAACATTCGAGAAGCACATGCTTTTTCCACAACAGATGGCTACTCTTTGGATGTCTTTGTTGTTGATGGTTGGGCATGTGAG AAAACTGAGCGGCTTAGACATGCACTGGCCAAAGAAATATCCTGGAGTGAG AATCCTTGCTTGGATTATAATGTTATTTCCCCTGTTCCAGAGCAAGAGACTGGAATGATGTTTACTAATGGTCGTGTAAGCTCACTCAATgaggaaaaatatatatgggAAATTGATGCAACCCTGTTGagatatgaaaagaaaattgcatCTGGATCGTATGGTGATCT GTTTCAAGGTAGTTTCTGTGGTCAAGCTGTGGCTATTAAAGTTCTTAGTATGGAGCACCTGAATGAAACTATGAGGGAGTTTACTCAAGAAGTCTATATCATGAG AAAAGTTCGGCACAAAAATGTTGTTCAATTAATTGGAGCATGCACTAAACCTCCTAAGCTTTGCATCGTTACTG AGTTTCTGTCTGGTGGAAGTATGTATGACTTTGTGCATAAGCAAACGGGTGCTATATCACTTCAGTTCTTGCTCAGAGTCGCAATTGATGTTTCCAGGGGAATGAACTACTTGCACCAAAATAATATAATCCATAGGGACTTGAAAGCTGCTAATCTTTTGATGGATGACAATGGA GTTGTGAAAGTTGCTGATTTTGGCATCGCTAGAGTACAGGCACAATCTGGCGTTATGACTGCAGAAACTGGCACTTATCGTTGGATGGCTCCAGAG GTTATAGAGCATAAACCATATGATCACAAAGCTGATGTGTTTAGCTTTGGGGTTGTTCTCTGGGAGCTGCTTACAGGAAAG CTTCCCTATGAGAACTTAACTCCGTTACAAGCAGCAGTTGGCGTAGTCCAGAAG GGTCTGAGGCCTACAATTCCAAGGCACACTAATCCAATGTTGATGGAATTGATGGAGAGATGCTGGCAGCAAGACCCATCATTGAGACCTGAATTCTCAGAAATTGTAAAGATGTTGCAGCACATAGCCAGGAGG GTTGCAAATGGGAGCGAGGATAGACGAAAGGGAAAATCGGCTAAAGTAGTTCCCACGTTCAAGCAAGACAGTGAATGA